The nucleotide sequence CAGCTGCTGTGTGGTGcagcgatcgatcgatcggctTCATTAATAGTCAAGGTTTTCGGTTTTTTTCTCGACTGACAAGTGCGATTGACGTCGACGTGGTAATTGATACACGTCCATGGCATGTACTCCTGGCTTTTAATTAATCCGACGTTTATTCGCGCGACAGAGCGTGACGACGAGACAGAGAAACAGAGAAAGGGAAAAGGATTCCTCGGGCGTTACAGCTCTGGATCAACGATATATAAAGAAGTGCAGTTTGAATTCTTCCATCGTGTTGCAATTGCAGCCGAGCACTAATGCGACGCTTTAATCGAGATACTCGGAATTCCGAAtgttttttagaaaatttctcGGCGTAACGAGGAGGGCTGCATTTATGACATTCTCTTTCAATGCGCTTGGatcgtaaatatttttttaaaaaccgGTATTCAAAGGAGGAGGCTTCGATGCGTTTCGATCGATTTCACGGAAGACACGAGGCTAAACCGAACGTTTTTATCATTCGTAAATTCCGCCTCGtggaatatatttatattaaaaataatcccAAAAGAGTCAAAGCGTCATTTcggccgtgcgcgcgcgcggcctcaTCAAATCAGCTTTTTGTGCAGTAGCGCACCACGGATTCCACGCTGTGGTCGCTGACGCAGTACGTTTCCGAATGTTTATTTACCGGGTTTCAGTTTTTTGCCTGATTGCTTCTTCGCGGATCGCAAGATTAATGCTCGCCGGCAGCCATAAAACGCATAATGATTCTCGTGCAGtcaaatatcgcgcgcgcgagcattgtTTGTATACGCTGTAAACCGGGGATTGAAAATCCACAAttatttttcaccatatatGCGTTTAATTACGTTTACTTACATGTACGATTTCTGTAATAACTGAATCACGAATGTGTTCTCATCAAATTAACTTCTGTATTTTCGGTAATCGGAGTTAATCCCACGATTAATAACTAATAACAGCTGCCGTTCGAAATCAATCAGCCAGTTCGCTCTGACCGAATTTTCAACAAGCACGCAGTTAATTGCCAATCACACTCTCGAAGCCAGCAATAACCTTCGAGGCAACGCGTTCCAAAATCATTCCACTTCACGCCGGCCGATTTTTCGCGCGAATCCAGAATGGAAAAAAGCGATCGCGCGCTTCTCCATTACTACGAACGTAATTATCTTATTGCTTTTTAATCAGAGTACAGCGGCGCAAAATTCGAACGAAATTACGTTACTCGATCACtggcgaagagagagagagagagagagagagagagagagagagagagagagagctcacCTGCGCTGCGCGAAATCCCGTTTATGTGTATAGCTTGTCGACTTGCTCGCGTATGTGTCTGGTAATTAAATACGCTCAGCCGGGCAAATCGCTTCGCGCGACGCGCTCTTGAGatattctatatatatatagatgtgTCGCGCCGTAAGCTGCAGCCTCTGCTGTTGTGGCCGCGTATCTAATATTGGTGCGCGCACTTTTTAAGGGTGAAAAATCACGGCACGTCAAAGGCCTTCGTGGATTGTTCGGCCTATCAGCATCATCAGCGCGTGGAATAACACGAAAAAGTATACGTGCTGTACGAAGGGGGTCGTAATAATCTGGCTCCGTCAAATATCGGTTATTAGTTTGAAAGCCTTTATATCGAATAATTTCCGCGCGTGTTTCGTGTTATAGCTTTGTGGAATTGCTAGGTATAATATGTACGGCGTATTTTATTCGAGCGTAAATTTTTTTCGGACGATTTCGTGTTATACTGCGGATAAAGCCTATAATACGGGGCTTGCGATGTCATTTTAATGACTGGAATTtggtgaatttttttaaacccctttttttgaaaattaccGACGTTTTAATTACCTCTCTTTCTACAAAATATCAATTTCCATAAATTCCCCTAATAAAGTTCATCATGCTTCTTCGAACTTCTCTCAAAAAACCATCTCTCCGCTCAAGTAGTAACAGCCGAGCATCGTCCGGTTAGCCGAACTCTCAAGTTTTCCTACGTACAACCCTTGAAAtcccttccctctctctctttctcgatgCCGCTATACAGCAGCACAGAGAAAACAATGGACCGtcagcagccgcagcagtgTCGGTGTCCGCGTGCAGCGTTTTACGGTCAACTGGCCCAGGCCTGAAAACATTTGTTTCGCCGCTCGCGGACAATGAGAAGAATGGCGACGCCACTAACGACCCCCGGACCAGAGGCAAAACCAATCGACTTCCGTTCGCGCGTTTTGCAgaaaagctgctgctgctcgcgtTCAAGAACAATGCGCGCCGATCGATCATCGAACACGCGGGTGCTGTGTTTATACTTTTGTCGGaggcaaaagagagagagagagagagagagagagagagagagagagagagagagagagaaaagccggaTTATTTCGGTGGCGGCTGTTTCGCTTCTTTATATTCCACGGTGTATTGATTTCTTGTCAACTTACGCCCAGCGTCGTATATCACGAATTGGAAAACCGCCGGGCGGCCCATATACACAACGCAATTGCGATTAAGTGCGTTGTCGATCGGTCTTTTACTAtttgctgccgccgccgctgtacAAAACGCGCGGCGGCGCGCTGCTGCCGGACGATCGATAGTCTCGCGCTGTATATACTGCTGCGCTGCTTTGTTTCCCGCGCTTCTTTTTGGAGTGGATTGGCGGTTGTGAAATACGGAGCGCACTTTCGGCTCGTACTCCGTGTTGTGATTTGTTGTCGGCCCGCAGTGTACTCGGAGATTTTCCTTTAATCAATTGATTAAAAATGTCTGCCGCCTCTAGTCGTTCTTCTTAATTAATGCATGTCTGCGCGAGACGAGATGATTGGGGAAGTCATTAATATTCATTGCAACTAGTCGGATTTGCATCTGACAATGCGCTACATCTCTCACGCGTCCAACaatctgagaaaaaaaatatacgagtCAATCTCGTGCACAGCGAATGAAGCCTCTCGCATCATCAAACCCGCTCTCGACTCTCTCATCGAATGAGAATCAAAGCTCGAGATAACTCGAGCCGTCGACTTAATACATCCTCGACAGACAGCTCGCAGACAATTACACACTTACAATCCCCCCACGAACGCCATCCACGTGCGCGATAGAGAGGAAAGCGCGAATTCTCATGCCTGTATACTGccacaacagcagcagcaaccctATATTCTcccgcggcagcggcggcggacGCTAAGCCTCCAGAGCCGAGTGGATATCTCCTAACCAGATTCCAAGCCACATATCTCCCGCAGTTCGGGGGAGGCGGCCGAGGGGGTGGCAGCGATGCGCGACGACGAGCCGCTCTATATATAGATCGGTCGCGCGCAGCACACGAGGGTGCACTTACTGCAGCTGCCTCGAGAGCCCCAATGCTCGTCCCCGACTTGAGGTGCCTCGTATCTCCCAGACATgtgcgcaagagagagagagagagagagagagagagagaggaactaGCCTCGACGTTTATGTCCTTCGCTAGCTCGGCGGCGGTAGCAATCTGGCCGATTGTCGGCGACGCGAGCGCACCTGATTAATTATACGCGTGCGGAGCCGCCGGTAATGGTGAGCTCCGCATCATCCGGCTTGATGTGTCTATCTGGATACCTACCATCGGATTTCCGCGGCGCAGAGGAATCGTGTATCTCACGGTTTTTGCGATTTGTTAtcggaaaaaacaaaagaatgcGGCGCGCGTTGTATAACCGATGTATATGCTAATTGGACGCGGGCTTTGGCCATTGGGGAATTTGCTCGCTTAACAATTCAAGACGCTGCCATTTAATTCAACGCCGAAATTTACTCTGGTGCGCTGCGGACCCGCAAGGTCCTGTGTAAACTACAGCGCGCGGGACCTGTATTatgttgaattttcaaactgcTCGTCGATTAAAGCACGCTTTGCTATTTGCGATGGACCCTGTGTACACTACACATTTATTCGCCCGTGAACGAAAAGAATGGGTTTATCGTTTATTGTTTGCCGATTTGGTTTACCCTTTGGATTTGTGTGTGCGGAGCGGAAATTCTCCTCTGATGATCCAGACACCCCAGCTGCGCGTACAGGGTGAAAACGAACATACTTTCGAAAATCGCACGCAGGTCTGATTTCATTCGCGCTGatgcacacacacgtatacacagagAGACGAAGAGAAATGCAGCCGCAGGTGGACGAGGTAAACGAACCGGTTATTGATAGTTAAGTGCCAGCCGGAAATTTCGTCCGGACGTCGGCGCGGCTGCCCATCTGATGCGCCGCCGGCGAGCGCTGGATTTTATGAAGTGgccaagctcgcgcgcgcggacgcgttattttctattttgaaTGAGACCGTCGCAGCCCTGCAGAGTTGGGGTATACCCGCGCAGCACGCCATCATCGCATCGAGTGCTTTTTCCGTACGCGCGAATTTAGCAGCGCGCCGCGGGCGTAAATTAAAGCCCGATCGACGCGCTAAGTGGCtttgtttcgcgcgcgataacACACGCGACTGAAATATTTATCGAGGGGATTTAATTAGTTTCTCTTTTTGCAGATCGTGTATGTACCGCGTGTGCGAGTTTCGCTGTGGGTATTACCGCTCGAAATTCGTGGTACAGTTTCGAGTGTGCGCGAGCTTGGGTATTGGCGATGATGCAACTTTTCGGTAGATTGCATTTCGCGCGTGGAATTATGGCTTTCGATATGTTTTGTTGTTATGTGCGGGGGTTAAATGTAGAAAGTCATCGGAAACTTTGGCGATGAGTCGATGGATATGCTTGAAGTTCTCCGCGTTGTAATAAAAGTTTCTCACGGCTTTCGGCAAGCTTGATTATAGCGATATAGCTTCTTAAGTTTCGCTAGCACGATGTTTTAAATGATGAAACAGTGAAAAACGTTTCAAATcgaatttttaattcttcatCCGCGTTAGAAGTATAGACTTACTTAACGAGTGAGAATTTTGAGTGTGACTTCTGAAAATCCAAACTCTTATAAGATCGGTTGAAGATAACATGGTAATAACTGTgagatttttacttttttccccGCGTGCGATTACGGCAATCGTCGTTTTTTTCCAGGAATTTAAATCCGCCAGGTTTACATCGTTACCAACTCATTACCATTAATGAAGCTTCAAGCCGATCCTCGtgaagtaaaaaataaagcttcaaggattcaaatttttcactCGATTCCACGGCAAGATCCTCGCGCGTTCGCTTCTCTGAATAGACAGCCGGAAAAAGCAAGCGCGCCGTGTGGCGTAACGATATTGGAAGCTGCCAGAGGAATCCCCTTTTATAAGGAAAGGGGATTTTTGAGGCAACGTCGCGTCAGGCAAATAGTGCAGTTTACTCGCTTCTATATGCGCTCTCGAGATGACGAGAGCTAATGGGATGGGCCAGCCCTGGGAAAACCAGAGATTGGAATTCGGACGCTTATTCAGTTTctttttattcatatatgCATGTATTAATTAAAAGGATTCATGTAAGAACAGGAAAATCCACTTTGAGCAAAGAATTTAATTTCCATCTGTTCTTCTCGATGTATACCTGCGCGGACGCAGTTTATCTCCCGAATATTTCACGTTCTAATTATCCTCGCCTCTCGTCTGCGGTATTTGCGGAGACAAGGCGATGCGCGTCGTGCcaaaatttagttttacgCTTCCGTTAAATTTTCATCTACTTATTTGCGGTCGCGTCCCATTTCTCGTCGAGGAGTGTGTGTCTCTCTCACTGCGCTATTAGAGTGCACTCGGCGATCGATAGAGTGCGCATTCGTCTTATTTTATGCAGATTCATGGGAGATAATATCGCTCTCGCTATCGCCTTGAATTCGCTGTGTATTtagaaaaatacattattaattTGTGTTGCACTCGGTGAAATAAGGCCCCGGATCGTGTTTGATAGTGAGTTATTACAACGGATAAACAGGAAGCGCCTTAGGAGAACAACGGCTATTTTTCTCTCTGGTTATCTTTGTTTACGCAGTCTAATCACAACCTCGTAACGCAAAGCTGTATACGGGAGCACGTGTGATTCGAACGATTCAAAATGCCAGATTCATgaaaagtaaacatttttttccatcGTAAAGTAATTTCCTCAATTATATACCCGCGTTTCCATTAAACGTCAAAAAAGATCAACATCACAATGGCTTtgacaaaatgaaaaattctatTCAAACATCTCAACGTCTCTTCTCCTGTAGTCATCAAAAACTTGACATGAAAATAAACAGCTAGACGATAGACAAAGGAAGAAACAATGAAGGCCCAAGTGGATTACTCGCTCCTACGTCAGGTGCTGATCGGCGTCGTTTGTaagtacatacacacacacacacacacacacctctCTGCGGCAATTTCACCCTCGGAGGAATGAAATGCAAAACAGGAAGCGCGAGTAAATTTCATTTACACGAGGCAATACGCGAAAAGTCGAAAAATCCACACACAGCAAGAAACGGAGCGGCGCGAAGAAAACGATCTCCACGGCCGCGTGCGGCATAACAATAAAAGCAAACGACTTGGCCCGTTTTCCCCTCGCGGAGCTCTTAACTGCCTGGCCCATCGCGAAAATCGATTAGACTTGAATTATATTACGATCGTCGGCGACAAAGTTAAAACGTATACGTTTCTTCTCACGTCGTCAATAGCAGCACCTCGTCCGATGGGATCCGCTGCCGAGGCTCGTGTGTATATGCAGTATAAAACCCGAACAATTATTTGTCCTTTTATTGAATGTCGCGGTAGTAAACAACGCTTTagattgcattttttttacagTGAATGTCCTCGCTTTGTACATAATATACGGCCCGAGCATTTGCGAAATAACGCGGCACGCcagcttttatttattttttgattgaaACTTTTGTGCGCGGGAAAAGGCTGCGCGGCGTCAATTTATATGGCAGATGACGCGATGTGGGACGACATGTCGATTTTACTCGTGCTTTAGTTTTGCAAATCGTTACTGCACGATCGAATGAGCACGGATGCGTGTAACCGCTTGTTCAAACTATTTCGTATGCGCGCTGACTAATACATGGGATTTGGTATAATAATTTCGCTTTGAAGCGGCTTTTACATTGAGTTGTGTGTGTAATTTAACATAGACGAAAGCGCAATATAATCAGAATGTAATGTTGATTGCGATTCATTTCGACCTATGCGCGTTCGTACAATATTATTCGTGAATAAGCATTAGTCATCATTTGCAGTGGGCTAACCTTCATTAACATTGCGACAGTAATGCCAACTAATAAAACCGCGTTATTGAAAGCTTCCATCAAAGCTCGCACATTCCGCAAAAACCGTCAACAACGTCATTCCTCGGCTAAAACAAACCCATCGCATCTTGCATTCAAATCAGCGCCACTCAGCGATTACATTCATCCAAGATTAAAGATCATCTTTAATGCACGTAATCTCGAGAGCCAAGttcggcgacgacgacgacgatggcCTCACCTTAACTGCTGCAGCGCCTTAATTGATACTAATCTCCTAACAAGCTACGGCaaacgcgctctctctctctctctctctctctctctctctctctctctctctctctctctctctctctctctctctctctctccggcaaTCATCCTAAAACCATTACTAATCAAATGGGCTCGAGGTATAAAGGACCAGCTCAGTTGGCTTATGCTCAACCCATTATGGGTCCTTTCAGCTAATACGGCTACCATCGAACTTTGATTTTCTTCTCCCTGTCCTCGGCCCCTTTAGGTAATCTGCTGATCATCGACAGTGGCTTTCACGAGGGCTGGAGCACGCCGATGATCCCAAAGCTAGAACACGATGACCCCGTACGGGTGAGTTCCGAGCAGGGCACCTGGATCATCAACCTGATGTACGTGGGCGTGGGCATCGGCTCGCTCATACCGCTCATGCTGATGGACCGAGTGGGACGAAAGTGGACGATGCTGATCGCCGCGATACCCAAGATCAGCAGCTGGATCACATTTGCCTGTGCCCAGGACTACCTCGCCTTCTACGTGGGTCGTTTTCTCGCAGGTGTTGGTACCGGGGTTACCTACTGCGTTACCCCGATGTACCTCGGGGAGATCAGCACCAAACAGACGCGGGGTCCACTCAGTGCTTCCCTGGCAGTTTGGATCAACATCGGTATGCTGCTGATCTACGCAATCGGACTCTGGACGTCTCGACTGACCATGTCTCTTATGGCTGTGACGGTCCCGCTGATGTTCCTGATGAGCTTCATGTGGTTGCCCAAGAGCGCAGTCTTCCTTGCCAAGAAGAACCGGCTGGGCAAAGCCGAATGCGTGCTCAAATGGTCCCTGGGCCGAGAGGACGTGGAGGAAGAGCTCGAGGAGATCAAGCGCATAGTGTCCAGCGAGGAAACCGGCAAGATCAGCTTCTGGCGATCGCTGACGGAGGCAGTGGTCAGAGTGGAGAGCCGCAAGGCCTTCGGCATCACTGGCATCCTGTTGGGTGCCATGATCTTCTCTGGAGCGGCTCCCATCCTGGCCTACCAGTCCTACACTTTCGAGGAGGCAGGTTTCGGCGTGTCGACAGACGTCTGCGTTCTGGGCTCTGGGATGGCAATCGTCGTCGCGGGACTGGCTTGCGTCATTCTGGTCAAGCGAACCGGTAAGaggatgctgctgctgatcgCCGCACCGGTTACCGTGGTCAGTCTGTCGGTCGTGGCCGGCTTCTTCACCCTCAAAACCTGGGGAGTTGACGTATCGAGCATCAACTGGGTACCCACGGTCTTCATCATAACTTACGCTTTGGCCTACGGGGTGGCGCTGAATCCTCTGCCGCTGAGCTACATCAGCGAGGTCTTCCCGATGGACGTGAAGGTCCCGGCCGCCCTGTACTGCTCGGTGTTTTACGCCATGGGTAGCTTGCTCGTCGTCAAGATTTACGAGGTAACGTACGGTTTTGTTGTCGCTTCGTTATCTTTCCTCGGGAGATGCGACTGGCAAAGATATTCCAGCAACGGGTGATAGAGTTGCATTATTTGCGCTGTAAACTAGTTTGCGACGCGTTAAAAGCCTTGCATTACACTGTGCGGCAAACTTCGAGAATATTATCCGACCAGCTACCTTAATGCGTTACCGGCTGATCCGATAACGAAACGATGAAGTTACGTTCACTATATGGATAAATCTACGAAGTGCATCTCAGCGCAAGAATATCTTTGCCCGTTCGCGCATTTCTCTGGCTCGATTTCGTTCGACAACGACGCGAGCAATCGTCAGGATTGAGTTACACACATGATATCCACAGTTCGCTCTCCTTCCTCAGGTCCTGAAGCAGTCTTACGGCTTGTACGTGCCTTTCTGGTGCTTCGCCGCCGTAACTTCCTTCCTCTGGCTCTTAATCTACTTGTTTGTCCCGGAGACCGAGGGCAAGAGCTTGGAAGAGATTCAAATGGAGCTGCGCGGAAAGAGTACGCAGTCGACGATAAGTGAATCGAAGCATCGCTATTAGCGCTGCGACCCGTGAACCGCACTCCACGCctctgtatacctatatacctatatacgcacacgccagtgtacacgtatatagcTCTCCCGATGCTGGCACGGCAGCCGACGATCGATGTAGCGGACCGGATGCCTTGCCTCTACATCTCTCGCATCGTACTCTACTATATACACTTGCTGCGTAtatgtacacgtatatatatatgcacacaTCGCAAGTTCAGCTGGACAGTTATTTTCGCTTTACGGAATAACaggtttttcgtttttttttcgatggACTGTAAATCCTCTCGGGCGATATTGCGCGCGCTCTGAGTAGTGATAAATATCGATACGTGGCATCGATATGCGACCTCTGCGCTATTGTGAAATGGCGAACTCGTATATGCGCGACGATCAGTTTTCGATGCGCGGTAATGCTGCGCAGCTGAAAAACTCCGATGTTCAAAGAGAGATTCGCGTAGAAatattagaattattatacgGTCGTGAAAAACGGGCGCAGTAGGTACAGACACGCCGATGGTAAGAAGTATAAAACGGGATCTAGATGCGACACTCGACGATGTTCGCGCTCCTGGCGATATTGCGCGTCTGAAATTGTTTGTCGTGAATCTCTCCTCTTTAACGTTCTTTTTTCTGTTTCGCGCtctatgaaatactcaaggtACTTGCGAGTAAAGTGTTGGTGTAATTTTATTTGTCTCGTATTATCGACGCTGCAAGGGAAAAATGTTGTAGTATCGACACCGATCGAACGGTTTTTAGCGTAATTGCaggtattattttattttattttttattcgttaAGCACACTcgtttgttatttttaaaatcgattTAGTAACGTTTCTAGTATAGATTTCAATGCTACGGTAAATTTTAGCGATGTACTCGAGTACGTCGATTTAATAGTATTAAGTTGTATACGCTGTTGATTAAGTTTGTAAATAAAGAACTGTTATATAGAGTGAATGTAACTTCTATAAGCATTTAACACCGACATACGTAATAAAATGCATAATAAAGCGAATACTACACTTACGTCGATTCTCAGCATTTGCAACATTTCGCTACAACTATTACTC is from Nasonia vitripennis strain AsymCx chromosome 1, Nvit_psr_1.1, whole genome shotgun sequence and encodes:
- the LOC100680237 gene encoding facilitated trehalose transporter Tret1-2 homolog; its protein translation is MKAQVDYSLLRQVLIGVVCNLLIIDSGFHEGWSTPMIPKLEHDDPVRVSSEQGTWIINLMYVGVGIGSLIPLMLMDRVGRKWTMLIAAIPKISSWITFACAQDYLAFYVGRFLAGVGTGVTYCVTPMYLGEISTKQTRGPLSASLAVWINIGMLLIYAIGLWTSRLTMSLMAVTVPLMFLMSFMWLPKSAVFLAKKNRLGKAECVLKWSLGREDVEEELEEIKRIVSSEETGKISFWRSLTEAVVRVESRKAFGITGILLGAMIFSGAAPILAYQSYTFEEAGFGVSTDVCVLGSGMAIVVAGLACVILVKRTGKRMLLLIAAPVTVVSLSVVAGFFTLKTWGVDVSSINWVPTVFIITYALAYGVALNPLPLSYISEVFPMDVKVPAALYCSVFYAMGSLLVVKIYEVLKQSYGLYVPFWCFAAVTSFLWLLIYLFVPETEGKSLEEIQMELRGKSTQSTISESKHRY